One Osmerus mordax isolate fOsmMor3 chromosome 25, fOsmMor3.pri, whole genome shotgun sequence DNA window includes the following coding sequences:
- the LOC136933559 gene encoding NHL repeat-containing protein 3-like isoform X1 encodes MKRRSHNCLIATTMGTFFLLMMVLYGTINSQQSESPSYKQDYRLLGRPLYKLDISWPKYPELFSGEVFGVAVDQYSGVVYVAQRGEAVPRVLVFSTDGELLLAWNTSTLDMPHGIFLADADTNPTVWVTDVGKGPYGHCVKQYSPSGTLLQVLGSPGKAGSGLNPLEFDQPAEVFVHSSGEIYIVDGDGGMNNRLIKLSPDLEVLWIHGEKGQGLAQFYIPHSVTVDTFHRVWVADRGNKRIQVFNSVTGDWLGTWGSCFTEDAPYSVRLTPDQKYFIVVQLNTNQISVLKAPPVGVIGQCQVVSVIQLAEDVKPHLVDLDLKTGALYVAELGAQQAQKFTPFSLGGSFL; translated from the exons ATGAAAAGAAGAAGTCACAACTGTCTGATAGCGACAACAATGGGGACGTTTTTTCTGCTCATGATGGTGTTGTATGGCACCATCAATTCACAG CAGTCAGAAAGCCCTAGCTACAAACAAGATTACAGACTCCTAGGAAGACCCCTGTACAAACTGGATATATCCTGGCCGAAATACCCTGAGCTGTTTAGTGGTGAGGTGTTTGGAGTGGCTGTGGATCAGTATTCTGGTGTGGTGTATGTTGCACAG agaggtGAGGCGGTGCCCCGTGTGCTGGTGTTCTCCACAGACGGAGAGCTCCTCTTGGCCTGGAACACCAGCACCCTGGACATGCCTCACGGAATCTTCCTAGCCGACGCAGACACCAATCCCACTGTCTGGGTCACTGATGTTGGGAAGG GCCCATATGGTCACTGCGTGAAGCAGTACTCTCCCTCTGGGACGCTGCTGCAggtgctggggagtccaggaaAGGCCGGCTCTGGGCTGAACCCTCTGGAGTTCGACCAGCCTGCAGAGGTCTTTGTCCACAGCTCTGGGGAGATCTACATCGTGGATGGCGATGGAGGCATGAACAACCGCCTCATTAAACTGTCCCCAG ATCTGGAGGTGCTGTGGATCCATGGAGAGAAGGGCCAAGGCCTCGCCCAGTTCTACATCCCTCACAGTGTCACCGTGGACACCTTCCACAGG GTGTGGGTTGCTGACCGAGGAAACAAGCGTATCCAGGTGTTCAACTCTGTGACTGGAGACTGGCTGGGCACCTGGGGAAGCTGCTTCACCGAGGACGCGCCATACTCTGTCAG ATTAACACCAGACCAGAAGTACTTTATTGTTGTGCAGCTGAATACCAATCAGATCTCAGTGCTGAAGGCTCCACCAGTGGGTGTGATTGGTCAGTGCCAGGTGGTTAGTGTGATCCAGTTAGCGGAGGATGTGAAGCCACATCTAGTGGACCTGGACCTGAAGACAGGGGCTCTGTATGTGGCTGAGCTAGGAGCACAGCAAGCTCAGAAGTTCACTCCCTTCAGTTTGGGCGGCAGCTTCCTCTAG
- the LOC136933559 gene encoding NHL repeat-containing protein 3-like isoform X2, producing the protein MKRRSHNCLIATTMGTFFLLMMVLYGTINSQSESPSYKQDYRLLGRPLYKLDISWPKYPELFSGEVFGVAVDQYSGVVYVAQRGEAVPRVLVFSTDGELLLAWNTSTLDMPHGIFLADADTNPTVWVTDVGKGPYGHCVKQYSPSGTLLQVLGSPGKAGSGLNPLEFDQPAEVFVHSSGEIYIVDGDGGMNNRLIKLSPDLEVLWIHGEKGQGLAQFYIPHSVTVDTFHRVWVADRGNKRIQVFNSVTGDWLGTWGSCFTEDAPYSVRLTPDQKYFIVVQLNTNQISVLKAPPVGVIGQCQVVSVIQLAEDVKPHLVDLDLKTGALYVAELGAQQAQKFTPFSLGGSFL; encoded by the exons ATGAAAAGAAGAAGTCACAACTGTCTGATAGCGACAACAATGGGGACGTTTTTTCTGCTCATGATGGTGTTGTATGGCACCATCAATTCACAG TCAGAAAGCCCTAGCTACAAACAAGATTACAGACTCCTAGGAAGACCCCTGTACAAACTGGATATATCCTGGCCGAAATACCCTGAGCTGTTTAGTGGTGAGGTGTTTGGAGTGGCTGTGGATCAGTATTCTGGTGTGGTGTATGTTGCACAG agaggtGAGGCGGTGCCCCGTGTGCTGGTGTTCTCCACAGACGGAGAGCTCCTCTTGGCCTGGAACACCAGCACCCTGGACATGCCTCACGGAATCTTCCTAGCCGACGCAGACACCAATCCCACTGTCTGGGTCACTGATGTTGGGAAGG GCCCATATGGTCACTGCGTGAAGCAGTACTCTCCCTCTGGGACGCTGCTGCAggtgctggggagtccaggaaAGGCCGGCTCTGGGCTGAACCCTCTGGAGTTCGACCAGCCTGCAGAGGTCTTTGTCCACAGCTCTGGGGAGATCTACATCGTGGATGGCGATGGAGGCATGAACAACCGCCTCATTAAACTGTCCCCAG ATCTGGAGGTGCTGTGGATCCATGGAGAGAAGGGCCAAGGCCTCGCCCAGTTCTACATCCCTCACAGTGTCACCGTGGACACCTTCCACAGG GTGTGGGTTGCTGACCGAGGAAACAAGCGTATCCAGGTGTTCAACTCTGTGACTGGAGACTGGCTGGGCACCTGGGGAAGCTGCTTCACCGAGGACGCGCCATACTCTGTCAG ATTAACACCAGACCAGAAGTACTTTATTGTTGTGCAGCTGAATACCAATCAGATCTCAGTGCTGAAGGCTCCACCAGTGGGTGTGATTGGTCAGTGCCAGGTGGTTAGTGTGATCCAGTTAGCGGAGGATGTGAAGCCACATCTAGTGGACCTGGACCTGAAGACAGGGGCTCTGTATGTGGCTGAGCTAGGAGCACAGCAAGCTCAGAAGTTCACTCCCTTCAGTTTGGGCGGCAGCTTCCTCTAG